A single Phytohabitans houttuyneae DNA region contains:
- a CDS encoding type I polyketide synthase, producing the protein MAAIHATPDELGDLDGLAIAAVNTPGATVVSGPSDAVAREVDRWRRAGRKTRTLQVSHAFHSPAMEPILEELHRTATTITHHPPRIPLITNLTGQAAEELTPEHWVAHLRQPVLFAPGLRHLEATYQPTTWLEIGPGNTLATAAAQTVDPPLATTALPHDTAETEGLATALARLHVAGTQVDWHAWFGKGPARPLALPTYPFQRQDYWLAGAPEAAADDAEFWAAVDSGDPEIFAQTLDATTDQRPLLDAVLPSLAAWRRQRRQQATVDEWRYVADWRPLPEPAGTPALDGAWLVLTPSPTGWAEAVAAEIETYGAAATVVSAGPDTDFAALLERSGPLAGIVSLLALDESPHPDHPAVPAGLVANTRLLQVDTTAPLWCLTEGAVGQSPHPAQAPIWGLGRTAALELPQRWGGLIDLPEAGTALGGRLARVLAPGQPEDQVAIRADGVHVRRLARRPATAAATPWRPEGTTLITGGTGALGAHVARWLAANGAPRLLLTNRTGPDTPQAAALARELAAMGAEVTITALDATDRNALANLLTTIPDTHPLTTVIHTAGTAETGPINTITTQQLQNTHAAKALGAQHLHELTQHTPTITTFILFSSNAATWGSGQQAAYAAANAHLDALAEHRHANGLPATSIAWGPWQETGMAADPRAQAYYARRGTLPLSPELGIRALHQALTEGDTTITIADIDWPTFGGVFTAQRPSPLLADLLDAGPDADGEGDGEGGTRALTALRQKLADTPAARRSHLLVRHVQELAANVLGHARPDDVPAGAAFQELGFDSLTAVELRNHLTTTTGLTLPPTLIYDHPTPHHLATHLHTQLTNTQPHTTTTTTHTHNPDEPIAIIAMACRYPGNTNNPTDLWNLLHHQTDAITTMPTNRGWNLTTLYHPNPNHPGTTYTQHGGFLHTAPQFDPTFFNISPREALAMDPQQRLLLETAWETFENAGLTRTTLHTSNTGVFCGITSQDYMSLAGQGDSEVEGYVATGNIGSVASGRVSYTFGLQGPAVTVDTACSSSLVAIHLASQSLRNGECDLALAGGATVMATPGAFIEFSRQRGLAADGRCKPFAAAADGTGWAEGAGLILLERLSDAQHNGHQILAVLRGSAINQDGASNGLAAPNGPAQQRVIMRALANAGLAPSDVDAVEAHGTGTTLGDPIEAQAIIATYGQDRPADRPLWLGSIKSNIGHTQAAAGVAGVIKMVQALQHNTLPATLHIQEPTPHVDWTTGTVRLLTEPVAWTPTDQPRRAGISAFGISGTNAHLIIEEPPPPATTPEPTDPPRTTTAPWLVSARNEPALRAQATQLLDVAEDADPADLAWSLATTRTHFEHRAAILNGPEALTALATGDPHPDLVRGTAVPIGPGPVLVFPGQGSQWAGMGVDLLDSSPAFAERIAACERALSPYVGWSLTGVLRDGEPITRVDVVQPVLWAVMVSLAELWRAYGVEPAAVVGHSQGEIAAACVAGVLSLEDGAKVVALRSQALRALSGTGAMASLAISEEDAAAWLTGHPDVHIAAVNGPNATVVSGPPEQVQTLVADCELAGHRARLIDVDYASHHPQVDAVADTLRRHLGELAHGEGTAAFYSTVTGDQLATGGLDAGYWLTNLRQPVRFLDTVDALVRDGHRIFIEASPHPVLVTSVQEALERSGTPGAVLATLRRDQGDTHQLTRAAAHAHVSGVPVDWAGWFTAGAQPRAIPLPTYPFQRQRYWVEPAAPAPGQGSRTSGLRYRTTWRPVAEPAAAPDLTGDWHVFTAGPHPATDTVLNAIESHGGTATVHRVDAGTDLHRLLDAAGPATGLISLLALDETPHPRYPAVPAGLAANIRLLQAERAAPLWCLTQGAVAVLPGDPTPAPAQAHTWGLGRTAALEQPRLWAGLVDLPAEGGATDHIRLAQLLAAERGEDQTAIRGGEAYARRLERAPVDRRPATWRPTGSTLITGGTGALGTHVARWLAANGAPHLVLANRTGPDTPHATALAEELTAAGATVTIAAWDPADPDALAALLADLPEDHPLTTVVHAAGVPENALLEQLDEPHLAGVLAPKSLAAAHLHALTRNIPTVTAFVLFSSGAASWGSSRQGSYSAANAYLDALAEHRRAAGLPATSVAWGPWAEGGMAADPAALDYFRRRGIAPLAPEVAIEALHEVISHGEITATVADIDWKVFPAVFTAQRPSPLISDLVPSPHPAGEQVEPEQAGAALRAQLATVPAAERHHVLLRHVQGYAASVLGHADPTSVPAHQPFQELGFDSLTGVELRNHLNASTGLRLPPTLVYDYPTPDELAGFLGGQLSGDPGGPALGPLPELDRWDSAREPSDVDEQTRREVTDRLRALLAKWGEPAGDGAHQDLAMASADDIFDLISTEFGKA; encoded by the coding sequence ATGGCCGCCATCCACGCCACACCGGACGAGCTCGGCGACCTCGACGGGCTCGCCATCGCCGCCGTCAACACCCCCGGCGCCACCGTCGTCTCCGGCCCGAGCGACGCGGTCGCCCGCGAGGTCGACCGCTGGCGGCGAGCCGGCCGCAAGACCCGCACTCTCCAGGTCAGCCACGCCTTCCACTCCCCCGCGATGGAACCGATCCTCGAGGAGCTGCACCGCACCGCCACGACGATCACGCACCACCCGCCGCGCATCCCGCTCATCACCAACCTGACCGGGCAGGCAGCCGAGGAGCTCACCCCGGAACACTGGGTGGCCCACCTGCGCCAACCCGTCCTCTTCGCGCCGGGTCTGCGACACCTCGAAGCCACCTACCAGCCAACGACCTGGCTCGAGATCGGCCCCGGCAACACTCTGGCCACCGCGGCGGCGCAAACCGTCGACCCGCCCCTGGCCACCACCGCGCTGCCCCACGACACGGCCGAGACCGAGGGCCTCGCCACCGCCCTCGCGCGGCTGCACGTGGCCGGCACCCAGGTCGACTGGCACGCCTGGTTCGGCAAGGGACCGGCACGGCCTCTGGCACTGCCGACGTACCCCTTCCAGCGCCAGGACTACTGGCTCGCCGGCGCGCCCGAAGCGGCGGCCGACGACGCCGAGTTCTGGGCGGCGGTGGACAGCGGGGACCCGGAGATCTTCGCGCAGACCCTGGACGCGACGACCGACCAGCGACCGTTGCTCGACGCGGTACTGCCCAGCCTCGCCGCGTGGCGCCGGCAGCGCCGACAGCAGGCCACTGTGGACGAATGGCGGTACGTCGCCGATTGGCGGCCGCTGCCCGAGCCGGCCGGCACTCCCGCGCTCGACGGCGCCTGGCTGGTGCTGACCCCGAGCCCCACCGGGTGGGCAGAGGCAGTGGCGGCGGAGATCGAGACGTACGGCGCCGCCGCCACGGTCGTTTCCGCCGGCCCGGACACCGACTTCGCGGCGCTGCTGGAGCGGTCCGGGCCACTGGCCGGCATCGTGAGCCTGCTCGCGCTCGACGAGTCCCCGCACCCCGACCACCCGGCGGTACCGGCGGGCCTCGTCGCGAACACGCGGCTGCTTCAGGTCGACACCACGGCCCCGCTCTGGTGCCTGACCGAAGGCGCGGTCGGGCAGTCCCCGCACCCGGCTCAGGCGCCGATCTGGGGGTTGGGTCGCACCGCGGCCCTCGAGCTGCCGCAGCGTTGGGGTGGGCTGATCGACCTGCCCGAGGCGGGCACCGCCCTTGGCGGCCGGCTGGCTCGCGTGCTCGCCCCGGGACAGCCGGAGGACCAGGTCGCCATCCGCGCCGACGGCGTACACGTCAGGCGGCTGGCCCGACGCCCCGCGACCGCGGCCGCGACGCCGTGGCGCCCCGAGGGCACCACGCTGATCACCGGCGGTACCGGCGCGCTCGGCGCCCATGTCGCCCGGTGGCTGGCGGCGAACGGCGCACCCCGACTGCTGCTGACCAACCGCACCGGCCCGGACACTCCGCAGGCGGCCGCGCTGGCGCGGGAGCTGGCGGCGATGGGCGCCGAAGTCACCATCACCGCCCTCGACGCCACCGACCGCAACGCACTAGCCAACCTACTCACCACCATCCCCGACACCCACCCCCTCACCACCGTCATCCACACCGCCGGCACCGCCGAAACCGGCCCCATCAACACCATCACCACCCAACAACTCCAAAACACACACGCCGCCAAAGCCCTCGGCGCCCAACACCTCCACGAACTAACCCAACACACCCCCACCATCACCACCTTCATCCTCTTCTCCTCCAACGCCGCCACCTGGGGCAGCGGACAACAAGCCGCCTACGCCGCCGCCAACGCCCACCTCGACGCCCTCGCCGAACACCGCCACGCCAACGGACTACCCGCCACCAGCATCGCCTGGGGACCATGGCAAGAAACCGGCATGGCCGCCGATCCGCGGGCGCAGGCGTACTACGCCCGCCGGGGCACGCTGCCGCTCAGTCCAGAGCTCGGCATCCGGGCCCTGCACCAGGCGCTGACCGAGGGCGACACGACGATCACCATCGCCGACATCGACTGGCCGACGTTCGGCGGTGTCTTCACCGCGCAGCGCCCGAGCCCGCTGCTGGCTGACCTGCTCGACGCGGGTCCCGACGCCGATGGAGAGGGTGACGGCGAGGGCGGGACGCGGGCCCTGACCGCGCTGCGCCAGAAGCTGGCCGACACCCCGGCCGCGCGCCGGTCGCACCTGTTGGTGCGCCACGTACAGGAGCTGGCGGCGAACGTGCTCGGCCACGCCCGGCCAGACGACGTACCGGCCGGTGCCGCGTTTCAGGAGCTGGGTTTCGACTCGTTGACCGCGGTCGAGCTACGCAACCACCTCACCACCACCACCGGACTAACCCTCCCACCAACCCTCATCTACGACCACCCAACCCCACACCACCTCGCCACCCACCTACACACCCAACTCACCAACACCCAACCCCACACCACCACCACAACCACACACACCCACAACCCCGACGAACCAATCGCCATCATCGCCATGGCCTGCCGCTACCCCGGCAACACCAACAACCCCACCGACCTATGGAACCTCCTCCACCACCAAACCGACGCCATCACCACCATGCCCACCAACCGAGGCTGGAACCTCACCACCCTCTACCACCCCAACCCCAACCACCCCGGCACCACCTACACCCAACACGGCGGCTTCCTCCACACCGCACCCCAATTCGACCCCACCTTCTTCAACATCAGCCCCCGCGAAGCACTCGCCATGGACCCCCAACAACGCCTCCTCCTCGAAACCGCCTGGGAAACCTTCGAAAACGCCGGACTCACCCGCACCACCCTCCACACCTCAAACACCGGCGTCTTCTGCGGGATCACCTCGCAGGACTACATGTCGCTGGCCGGACAGGGCGACAGCGAGGTCGAGGGGTACGTGGCGACCGGCAACATCGGCAGTGTCGCGTCGGGACGGGTGTCGTACACGTTCGGGCTGCAGGGGCCGGCGGTCACAGTGGACACCGCGTGCTCCTCCTCACTGGTCGCGATCCACCTGGCGAGCCAGTCGCTGCGAAACGGTGAATGCGACCTCGCGCTCGCGGGCGGCGCCACCGTCATGGCCACACCCGGCGCGTTCATCGAGTTTTCCCGCCAGCGCGGCCTCGCCGCGGACGGACGCTGCAAGCCCTTCGCCGCCGCCGCCGACGGCACCGGCTGGGCCGAAGGCGCCGGACTCATCCTCCTGGAACGCCTCAGCGACGCCCAGCACAACGGACACCAGATCCTCGCCGTGCTGCGTGGCTCGGCCATCAACCAGGACGGCGCCTCAAACGGACTTGCCGCACCGAACGGTCCCGCCCAGCAACGGGTGATCATGCGGGCCCTCGCCAACGCCGGTCTCGCTCCCTCCGATGTGGACGCGGTTGAGGCGCACGGCACCGGTACCACGCTGGGCGACCCGATCGAGGCCCAGGCAATCATCGCCACCTACGGCCAGGACCGCCCCGCCGACCGTCCACTGTGGCTCGGCTCGATCAAGTCGAACATCGGACACACCCAAGCCGCCGCAGGCGTCGCCGGCGTCATCAAAATGGTCCAAGCCCTCCAACACAACACCCTCCCCGCCACCCTGCACATCCAAGAACCCACCCCACACGTCGACTGGACCACCGGCACCGTTCGCCTCCTCACCGAACCCGTCGCCTGGACACCCACCGACCAACCCCGCCGCGCCGGCATCTCCGCCTTCGGCATCTCCGGCACCAACGCCCACCTCATCATCGAAGAACCACCACCACCGGCCACCACACCCGAGCCCACCGACCCGCCGCGGACCACCACCGCGCCCTGGCTGGTCTCGGCCCGCAACGAGCCGGCCCTGCGCGCCCAGGCCACCCAGCTGCTCGACGTCGCCGAAGACGCCGACCCGGCCGACCTCGCCTGGTCCCTCGCCACCACCCGCACCCACTTCGAACACCGCGCCGCCATCCTCAACGGACCCGAAGCCCTCACCGCACTCGCCACCGGAGACCCGCACCCCGACCTGGTCCGGGGCACCGCCGTTCCCATCGGCCCCGGCCCGGTGCTGGTCTTTCCCGGCCAGGGTTCGCAGTGGGCCGGCATGGGCGTCGACCTCCTGGACAGCTCACCGGCGTTCGCCGAGCGGATCGCCGCGTGCGAACGGGCGCTGTCCCCGTACGTCGGCTGGTCGCTGACCGGGGTGTTGCGCGACGGGGAGCCGATCACCCGGGTCGACGTGGTACAGCCGGTGCTCTGGGCCGTGATGGTCTCCCTCGCTGAGCTCTGGCGCGCGTACGGCGTCGAGCCGGCCGCGGTGGTGGGCCACTCGCAGGGCGAGATCGCGGCCGCGTGCGTCGCCGGTGTGCTGTCGCTCGAAGACGGCGCAAAGGTCGTCGCGCTGCGCAGCCAGGCACTGCGGGCCCTGTCCGGCACCGGCGCGATGGCCTCCCTCGCCATCTCCGAAGAAGACGCCGCGGCCTGGCTCACCGGCCACCCCGACGTCCACATCGCCGCGGTCAACGGCCCCAACGCCACGGTCGTGTCCGGCCCGCCCGAACAGGTACAGACGCTGGTCGCCGACTGCGAGCTGGCCGGGCACCGGGCCCGCCTGATCGACGTGGACTACGCCTCGCACCACCCGCAGGTAGACGCGGTCGCGGACACCCTGCGCCGGCACCTCGGGGAGCTGGCCCACGGGGAGGGCACGGCCGCGTTCTACTCCACCGTCACCGGCGACCAGCTCGCCACCGGCGGCCTGGACGCGGGCTACTGGCTCACCAACCTGCGCCAGCCGGTGCGCTTCCTGGACACAGTGGACGCTCTGGTCCGCGACGGACACCGGATCTTCATCGAGGCGAGCCCGCACCCGGTCCTCGTCACCAGCGTGCAGGAGGCACTGGAGCGGTCCGGTACACCCGGCGCGGTGCTGGCGACCCTGCGCCGGGACCAGGGCGACACCCACCAGCTCACCCGCGCCGCCGCGCACGCCCACGTCAGCGGGGTACCGGTCGACTGGGCAGGCTGGTTCACCGCCGGCGCGCAGCCGCGGGCGATCCCGCTGCCGACGTACCCGTTCCAGCGCCAGCGCTACTGGGTCGAGCCGGCCGCACCGGCGCCGGGCCAGGGCAGCCGCACCAGCGGGCTGCGGTACCGGACCACCTGGCGGCCGGTGGCCGAGCCGGCCGCCGCACCCGACCTGACCGGTGACTGGCACGTGTTCACCGCCGGCCCGCACCCGGCGACGGACACCGTGCTCAACGCGATCGAGTCACACGGCGGCACCGCCACCGTGCACCGGGTCGACGCCGGCACGGACCTACACCGGCTGCTCGACGCGGCCGGCCCCGCCACCGGCCTGATCAGCCTGCTCGCCCTCGACGAGACGCCGCACCCGCGGTATCCGGCGGTACCGGCCGGCCTCGCCGCGAACATCCGGCTGCTCCAGGCCGAACGGGCCGCTCCACTGTGGTGCCTGACCCAGGGCGCTGTCGCCGTGCTGCCCGGCGACCCCACTCCCGCCCCGGCACAGGCGCACACCTGGGGACTGGGCCGGACCGCCGCACTCGAACAGCCCCGCCTCTGGGCCGGCCTCGTCGACCTGCCCGCCGAGGGTGGCGCGACCGACCACATCCGCCTGGCCCAGCTGCTGGCCGCCGAGCGCGGTGAGGACCAGACCGCGATCCGGGGCGGCGAGGCGTACGCCAGGCGGCTCGAGCGCGCCCCGGTGGACCGGCGCCCAGCCACCTGGCGCCCGACGGGCAGCACCCTGATCACCGGCGGTACCGGTGCGCTCGGCACCCACGTCGCCCGCTGGCTGGCCGCGAACGGAGCCCCGCACCTCGTCCTCGCCAACCGCACCGGGCCGGACACCCCACACGCGACCGCCCTCGCCGAGGAGCTGACCGCCGCCGGCGCCACCGTCACGATCGCCGCCTGGGACCCCGCCGACCCGGACGCGCTCGCCGCGCTCCTGGCCGACCTACCCGAGGACCACCCGCTGACAACCGTCGTCCACGCCGCCGGCGTACCGGAGAACGCCCTGCTGGAGCAGCTCGACGAACCGCACCTGGCCGGCGTGCTCGCACCCAAGTCGCTGGCCGCGGCCCACCTGCACGCACTGACCCGGAACATCCCCACGGTCACGGCGTTCGTGCTGTTCTCCTCCGGCGCCGCCTCGTGGGGCAGCAGCCGCCAGGGCAGCTACTCCGCCGCCAACGCCTACCTCGACGCGCTGGCCGAGCACCGGCGCGCCGCGGGGCTGCCGGCGACGAGCGTGGCCTGGGGACCGTGGGCGGAAGGCGGCATGGCGGCTGACCCTGCGGCGCTGGACTACTTCCGCCGCCGCGGCATCGCGCCGCTGGCGCCCGAGGTGGCGATCGAGGCGCTGCACGAGGTGATCAGCCACGGCGAGATCACCGCCACCGTGGCCGACATCGACTGGAAGGTGTTCCCGGCCGTCTTCACCGCCCAGCGGCCCAGCCCGCTGATCAGCGACCTCGTCCCGAGCCCGCACCCGGCCGGCGAGCAGGTCGAGCCCGAACAGGCCGGTGCGGCGCTGCGCGCACAGCTCGCCACCGTGCCCGCCGCTGAGCGGCACCACGTGCTGCTGCGGCACGTGCAGGGGTACGCCGCGAGCGTGCTCGGGCACGCCGACCCGACCAGCGTTCCGGCCCACCAGCCGTTCCAGGAGCTCGGCTTCGACTCGCTGACCGGCGTCGAGCTGCGCAACCACCTCAACGCCAGTACCGGCCTGCGGCTGCCGCCCACCCTCGTCTACGACTACCCCACTCCGGACGAGCTGGCCGGCTTCCTCGGCGGGCAGCTCTCCGGCGACCCCGGCGGGCCGGCGCTCGGTCCGCTGCCCGAGCTGGACCGCTGGGACTCCGCGCGGGAACCGTCCGATGTGGACGAGCAGACACGCCGTGAGGTGACCGACCGGCTGCGGGCGCTGCTGGCCAAATGGGGCGAGCCGGCTGGCGACGGCGCGCACCAGGACCTGGCGATGGCGAGCGCGGACGACATCTTCGACCTCATCTCCACCGAGTTCGGGAAGGCGTGA
- a CDS encoding cation:proton antiporter: MPVAPIPAHPLLLLLLQVSALLGMAFLLGRLATRLGMPAVVGELSVGLLLGPSLLGWAAPAVSDWLLPQASEQVHMLDAVGQFGVLLLVAITGIHMDTGLLRRRLGTGLSVSAAGLLIPFALGMGVGMLIPAGMVGDRVDRPVFALFLGVAMSVTALPVIAKTLSDLKMLHRNVGQLTLIAGMVDDAVGWFLLSVVAAMAANGLHAGTVIESALYLVGIVAVAATVGRPVVRRVYRLVDTTPNAGPAVALTVLLVFLASAATQAMHFEAVFGAFVVGVLIGACSGVRPAKLAPLRLVVMSVLAPLFFATAGLRMDLTELARPTVLAVALIVLACAIAGKFAGAYVGARLSRLNRWEAIALGAGMNSRGVIEVIVAMVGLRLGVLTTAGYTIVVLVAIVTSVMAPPILKWSVRRIELTAEEEARRATHDAYAIEDASDRAERHHAG, from the coding sequence ATGCCGGTAGCACCGATCCCCGCCCACCCTCTGTTGCTCCTGCTGCTTCAGGTCAGCGCCCTGCTCGGCATGGCGTTCCTGTTGGGACGGCTGGCGACCCGCCTCGGCATGCCCGCGGTGGTCGGCGAGCTCAGCGTCGGCCTGCTGCTGGGCCCGTCACTGCTGGGCTGGGCGGCTCCGGCCGTTTCGGACTGGCTGCTGCCGCAGGCGTCTGAGCAGGTGCACATGCTCGACGCGGTCGGGCAGTTCGGCGTGCTGCTGCTGGTCGCGATCACCGGCATCCACATGGACACCGGACTGCTGCGGCGCCGCCTCGGGACAGGGCTGAGCGTCAGCGCCGCCGGGCTGCTCATCCCGTTCGCGCTCGGAATGGGCGTCGGCATGCTGATACCCGCCGGCATGGTCGGCGACCGGGTGGACCGCCCGGTGTTCGCCCTCTTCCTCGGCGTGGCCATGTCGGTCACGGCGCTGCCGGTGATCGCCAAGACGCTCAGCGACCTGAAGATGCTGCACCGCAACGTCGGGCAGCTGACCCTGATCGCCGGCATGGTCGACGACGCGGTCGGCTGGTTCCTGCTGTCCGTCGTGGCCGCGATGGCCGCGAACGGGCTGCACGCCGGCACCGTGATCGAGTCGGCCCTCTATCTGGTGGGCATCGTGGCGGTCGCCGCGACCGTGGGCCGGCCGGTGGTCCGCCGCGTGTACCGGCTGGTGGACACCACCCCCAACGCGGGACCGGCGGTGGCCTTGACCGTGCTGCTGGTCTTCCTCGCCTCCGCCGCCACGCAGGCGATGCACTTCGAGGCGGTGTTCGGCGCGTTCGTCGTCGGCGTGCTGATCGGCGCCTGCTCGGGGGTACGCCCGGCCAAGCTCGCACCACTGCGGCTGGTCGTCATGTCCGTGCTGGCGCCGCTGTTCTTCGCCACCGCCGGCCTGCGGATGGACCTGACCGAGCTGGCCCGACCGACGGTGCTGGCGGTCGCGCTCATCGTGCTCGCGTGCGCGATCGCCGGAAAGTTCGCCGGCGCCTACGTGGGCGCCCGGCTGAGCCGGCTCAACCGCTGGGAGGCGATCGCGCTCGGCGCCGGGATGAACTCGCGGGGCGTCATCGAAGTGATCGTGGCCATGGTCGGCCTGCGCCTGGGCGTGCTGACGACCGCCGGGTACACGATCGTCGTGCTCGTCGCGATCGTCACCTCGGTGATGGCACCGCCGATCCTGAAGTGGTCCGTGCGGCGCATCGAGCTGACCGCCGAGGAGGAGGCCCGGCGGGCCACCCACGACGCGTACGCGATCGAGGACGCCTCCGACCGCGCCGAGCGCCACCATGCCGGCTAG